A section of the Triticum dicoccoides isolate Atlit2015 ecotype Zavitan chromosome 7A, WEW_v2.0, whole genome shotgun sequence genome encodes:
- the LOC119328325 gene encoding polyadenylate-binding protein 2-like, with the protein MMAAQVQASAAPAAGATEGGASPAAGAAAAAAPATAAAFPATSLYVGDLDVSVQDAQLFDVFSQVGSVVSVRVCRDVNTRMSLGYAYVNFSSPADAARALEMLNFTPVNGKPIRIMYSNRDPSSRKSGAANIFIKNLDKSIDNKALYDTFSAFGNILSCKVATEISGESKGYGFVQYEQDESAQNAINELNGMLLNAKKVYVGPFVRKQERENVFGSPKFNNVYVKNLSESTTEDNLRELFGNFGPITSVIVVRADDGKSRCFGFVNFENPDDAARAVEDLNGKKFDDKELYVGRAQKKSEREMQLKENFEKSNKETADRNQGTNLYLKNLDSSVDDDEKLKELFAEFGTITSCKVMRDSNGVNKGSGFVAFKSSEDASRALVAMNGKMVGGKPLYVALAQRKEERRARLQVQFSQMRPVMPPPVAPRMPMYPPGVPGMGQQLFYGQPPPAFVNPQPGFGFQQHMIPGMRPGVAPMPNFVMPMVQQGQQPQRPSGRRAGAGGMQQPMPMGHQQMVPRGGRGGYRYASGRGMPDAAFRGVGAMGPSLYEMGRMTPGDTGAPQQVSSGALASALANSPPEQQRLMLGESLYPLVDQLEHDQAAKVTGMLLEMDQTEVLHLIESPDALKSKVAEAMEVLRSAQQQQTNVPADQLAALSLSDGFVAS; encoded by the exons ATGATGGCGGCGCAGGTTCAGGCGTCGGCAGCGCCAGCGGCTGGCGCGACGGAGGGCGGCGCGTCTCCGGCGGCTGGGGCTGCGGCAGCAGCCGCACCAGCAACTGCTGCGGCTTTCCCGGCGACGTCCCTGTACGTGGGGGATCTGGACGTGAGTGTGCAGGACGCGCAGCTCTTTGACGTCTTCAGCCAGGTCGGCTCGGTGGTGTCTGTGCGCGTGTGCCGGGACGTCAACACCAGGATGTCCCTAGGCTACGCGTACGTCAACTTCAGCAGCCCTGCCGATG CTGCAAGGGCATTGGAAATGCTGAACTTCACTCCTGTTAATGGGAAGCCTATAAGGATAATGTATTCTAACCGTGACCCCAGCTCACGTAAAAGTGGTGCTGCAAATATATTTATCAAG AATCTTGACAAGTCAATAGATAACAAAGCGCTCTATGACACATTTTCTGCCTTTGGAAACATTCTTTCATGCAAAGTTGCTACAGAAATATCTGGAGAATCCAAGGGTTATGGTTTTGTTCAGTATGAGCAGGACGAATCAGCACAGAATGCCATCAATGAGCTCAATGGGATGCTTTTGAATGCCAAAAAGGTTTATGTTGGGCCTTTTGTTCGTAAACAGGAAAGGGAAAATGTTTTTGGCAGTCCCAAGTTCAATAATGTCTATGTAAAGAATCTATCAGAATCTACCACCGAAGATAATCTGAGAGAATTGTTTGGTAATTTTGGACCTATAACTAGTGTTATTGTAGTGCGAGCCGATGATGGTAAATCCAGATGCTTTGGATTCGTGAACTTTGAAAATCCGGATGATGCTGCACGTGCTGTTGAGGATTTGAATGGCAAGAAATTTGATGATAAGGAATTATATGTTGGTAGAGCTCAGAAGAAGTCTGAAAGGGAGATGCAATTGAAGGAAAATTTTGAGAAAAGCAATAAAGAGACAGCTGACAGGAACCAAGGCactaacttgtatttgaaaaacttGGATAGTAGTGTTGATGACGATGAGAAATTAAAAGAACTTTTTGCCGAATTTGGCACTATAACTTCTTGCAAG GTTATGCGGGATTCGAATGGGGTCAACAAAGGATCTGGTTTTGTTGCATTTAAATCTTCCGAAGATGCTTCACGAGCT CTTGTGGCAATGAATGGTAAAATGGTTGGCGGTAAGCCTCTTTACGTAGCACTTGCGCAACGCAAGGAAGAAAGAAGAGCCAGGCTGCAG GTGCAGTTTTCACAAATGCGTCCTGTGATGCCACCGCCCGTTGCTCCGCGCATGCCCATGTACCCCCCTGGTGTTCCTGGAATGGGCCAACAGCTATTCTATGGCCAACCACCTCCAGCTTTTGTTAACCCACAG CCTGGATTTGGTTTCCAGCAACATATGATTCCTGGAATGAGACCTGGTGTTGCTCCAATGCCAAATTTCGTCATGCCAATGGTGCAGCAAGGTCAGCAACCACAACGCCCATCTGGAAGGCGCGCAGGTGCTGGTGGAATGCAACAGCCAATGCCAATGGGTCATCAGCAG ATGGTTCCGAGGGGTGGCCGTGGTGGTTACCGTTATGCGTCTGGCCGTGGCATGCCTGATGCTGCATTCCGTGGTGTTGGAGCTATGGGGCCATCGCTGTATGAGATGGGAAGGATGACTCCTGGTGACACTGGAGCACCGCAGCAAGTTTCTAGTGGAGCATTAGCATCTGCACTTGCTAACTCTCCGCCGGAGCAGCAACGATTG ATGCTTGGTGAAAGCTTGTATCCACTTGTTGATCAGCTGGAGCATGACCAGGCTGCCAAGGTTACCGGTATGCTTCTGGAGATGGACCAGACTGAGGTTCTTCATCTAATTGAGTCACCTGATGCTCTGAAGTCTAAGGTCGCTGAAGCTATGGAGGTTCTCCGCAGTGCTCAGCAGCAGCAGACCAATGTTCCAGCTGATCAGCTGGCTGCTCTTTCGCTGAGCGATGGCTTTGTTGCTTCTTAG